A portion of the Aphelocoma coerulescens isolate FSJ_1873_10779 chromosome 1, UR_Acoe_1.0, whole genome shotgun sequence genome contains these proteins:
- the CLDN34 gene encoding claudin-34 produces the protein MSSLVSTSHLQLAAFALGTVGWILCTVSMGIVEWRVWHVDNTTIISSGIAWVGIWKVCFISYLHVSPGYREQFCHKFSSYDSFIPHEIYAAQGLLLIAMFMGLLGLAATIFALRNVYMGITHKTLIAPFFLVGGFFYIFAGLCVLIPVSWNFYSVTHNQSIAFPPSYYMPSSPAAQEVGAAIPAGIVAVILLLLSGMFSLSYRFPMTTNTIMKS, from the coding sequence atgagctcccTGGTCAGCACCTCGCACCTCCAGCTTGCTGCCTTTGCTCTGGGCACGGTAGGCTGGATCCTGTGCACAGTTTCAATGGGAATTGTGGAATGGCGAGTGTGGCATGTGGACAACACCACCATCATCTCCTCTGGCATTGCCTGGGTGGGGATTTGGAAAGTCTGCTTCATCAGTTATCTTCACGTCTCGCCTGGCTATAGAGAACAGTTCTGCCATAAATTCAGTAGCTATGACTCCTTCATTCCCCATGAAATTTATGCAGCTCAGGGTCTCCTGTTGATTGCCATGTTCATGGGCTTGCTGGGACTGGCTGCTACAATATTTGCTCTGAGAAATGTGTATATGGGAATCACTCACAAAACCCTCATTGCCCCTTTCTTTCTGGTGGGTGGTTTCTTCTACATATTTGCTGGTCTGTGTGTCCTGATTCCCGTGAGCTGGAATTTCTATTCTGTAACTCACAACCAGAGCAtagcttttcctccttcttacTACATGCCCTCCAGTCCAGCAGCGCAGGAAGTTGGTGCTGCCATTCCTGCTGGGATTGTGGCTGTCATTCTGCTGCTACTGAGTGGGATGTTTTCTCTCTCATACAGATTTCCCATGACCACAAACACCATCATGAAATCCTGA